A part of Eschrichtius robustus isolate mEscRob2 chromosome 20, mEscRob2.pri, whole genome shotgun sequence genomic DNA contains:
- the MRPS23 gene encoding small ribosomal subunit protein mS23, with protein MAGSRLETVGSIFSRTRDLIRAGVLKEKPLWFDIYNAFPPLREPVFRRPRLRYGKAKAHIQDIFYHEDRIRAKFYSTYGSGQKAFDLFNPNFKSTCQRFVEKYIELQKLGETDEEKLFVEAGKALLAEGVILRRVGEARTQQDGSHITWKSEPMGVEPQTALENQSLKEDPQAQHLGAPGEQSTGLSPP; from the exons ATGGCGGGGAGCCGCCTGGAAACCGTGGGGAGCATTTTCTCGCG GACGCGGGACCTGATTCGGGCTGGTGTGTTGAAGGAGAAGCCCCTCTGGTTTGACATATATAATGCCTTCCCCCCACTGAGGGAGCCAGTCTTCCGAAGGCCCCGCTTGCGATACGGCAAAGCTAAAGCTCACATCCAGGATATCTTCTACCACGAGGATCGGATTAGAGC GAAATTTTATTCAACCTATGGATCTGGTCAAAAAGCTTTTGATCTGTTCAATCCAAACTTCAAGTCTACCTGTCAACG GTTTGTGGAGAAGTACATTGAGCTACAGAAACTTGGAGAAACAGATGAAGAGAAGTTATTTGTGGAAGCAGGGAAGGCTTTATTGGCAGAAGGTGTCATTTTAAGACGAGTAGGAGAAGCAAGGACT CAACAGGATGGTAGTCACATTACCTGGAAATCTGAACCCATGGGTGTCGAGCCCCAGACTGCGTTGGAGAACCAGTCTCTGAAAGAAGATCCACAAGCCCAGCATTTGGGGGCACCTGGAGAACAGTCGACAGGCCTCTCACCTCCCTGA